One genomic region from Prunus persica cultivar Lovell chromosome G3, Prunus_persica_NCBIv2, whole genome shotgun sequence encodes:
- the LOC18782197 gene encoding MMS19 nucleotide excision repair protein homolog isoform X3 — MMHLKDEDAEVKRDDLSKALMSAFSSTPLFEPFVIPLLLEKLSSSLPLAKVDSLKYLNHCTAKYGADRMAKHAGAIWISLKDAISNSLEKPDMSFTSEPLYGLGFQENEIATEALMLLQKVTLQNEALFLSLIIQDEGINIVFNSIASHEHYNNIPLQGKQWLHAVGRILYIISKTSMASCNSVFESFFPRLMNTLEISVTNSAGDCTLNENTFPSKKFNFGALYLCVELIAACRDLIMRSKDLAPKPDTPQETCRYMLQSFADSLVNAFSSSLATNANEVAHGADIYFKVKGLQILATFPGDFLPISKFLFANILTILMSIILVDFNKILLWKLVLKALVHIGSFVDVYHESEKALGYMGAVVDKTVSLVSRDDVKMPFSLKLEAASEIGASGRNHMLKIVQGMEEAIVAKLSDYVHGNLKSAEKTIQLLECYCNKILSWINETGGLEEVLLRFVINIWNCVESCKDFSIQVQEEELLDATMMAMKLAIGSCSEESQNIIIHKAYSVISSSISIPFKESLDATSSIQLEELSVSEQIDNSSHRDDQIDKFSLRDEWILSHFASVIIAVRPKAQIVNVKGILHLFMTTVLKGCVPAAQALGSVINKLGTKSNETANSIDCTLEEAVDMIFRTKLWNLNENGVLRTCGSGNGSKVGLTDLCLGFSSNKLLRVHAVVGLAWIGKGLLLLGHEKVKDVTKILLECLLSEGRIRAMELKQGLLENSYEQHSVMRSAADAFHILMSDSEVCLNRKFHAIARPLYKQRFFSTVMPILQSCIIKSDSSVCRSMLFRASAHLISNAPLIVILSEAKKLMPVLLDGLSLLSEDILDKDKLYSLLLVLSGILTDKNGQVAVIENAHILVNCLTRLIDYPHMMFVRETALQCLIATSELPYARIFPMRTQVLQAICKALDDPKRAVRQEAVRCRRAWASIA, encoded by the exons ATGATGCAT CTCAAAGATGAGGACGCTGAGGTGAAAAGGGATGACCTTTCAAAGGCACTAATG TCAGCATtctcgtccacgcctttattCGAACCATTTGTCATTCCATTGCTTCTTGAGAAACTTTCTTCGTCTCTGCCATTAGCAAAG GTTGATTCTTTGAAGTATCTTAACCACTGCACAGCTAAATATGGAGCTGACAGAATGGCAAAACATGCTGGAGCtatttggatttcactgaaagaTGCAATAAGTAATTCATTGGAAAAGCCTGATATGTCCTTTACTTCAGAACCACTATATGGTCTTGGCTTTCAAGAGAATGAAATTGCAACAGAAGCTCTAATGCTTCTACAGAAGGTTACCCTGCAAAATGAGGCTTTGTTTTTAAGTTTGATTATTCAGGATGAAGGTATAAACATAGTTTTCAACTCCATAGCCAGTCATgaacattataataatattccCTTGCAAGGCAAGCAGTGGTTACATGCCGTTGGTCGCATCCTTTATATAATATCCAAGACTTCCATGGCTTCCTGTAACAGTGTGTTTGAAAGTTTCTTCCCCCGCCTAATGAATACTCTCGAGATTTCTGTGACAAATTCGGCTGGGGATTGCACTCTTAATGAGAATACTTTTCCCTCaaaaaagtttaattttgGAGCTCTTTATCTCTGCGTGGAATTAATTGCGGCATGCAGAGATTTAATTATGAGATCGAAAGACCTTGCTCCGAAGCCTGATACTCCACAGGAGACATGTCGCTACATGCTTCAGAGCTTTGCGGATTCACTAGTCAatgccttttcttcttccttggcCACGAATGCTAATGAAGTTGCTCATGGTGCAGATATTTATTTCAAAG TGAAGGGTTTACAGATTCTGGCTACATTCCCTGGAGATTTCTTGCCAATATCTAAATTTTTGTTTGCGAATATTCTGACGATACTCATGTCAATCATCTTAGTGGATTTCAACAAGATATTGCTATGGAAACTAGTGTTGAAAGCTTTAGTCCACATTGGGTCATTCGTTGATGTGTATCATGAGTCTGAGAAGGCACTAGGCTATATGGGTGCTGTTGTTGACAAGACTGTTTCATTGGTGTCTCGTGATGATGTTAAAATGCCTTTTTCACTAAAACTGGAGGCGGCCTCTGAGATTGGTGCAAGTGGGCGAAATCATATGCTAAAAATTGTACAAGGGATGGAAGAGGCAATAGTGGCCAAGTTATCTGATTAT GTCCATGGAAATTTGAAGTCAGCTGAAAAAACAATTCAACTGTTGGAATGCTACTGTAATAAGATTCTTTCATG GATCAATGAAACGGGAGGTCTCGAGGAAGTTCTGTTGCGGTTTGTCATTAATATATGGAATTGCGTTGAAAGTTGCAAAGATTTTAGCATTCAAGTCCAGGAAGAA GAACTTCTTGATGCAACCATGATGGCAATGAAGCTTGCCATTGGGAGTTGTTCAGAAGAAAGCCAGAACATTATAATCCACAAGGCTTACAGTGTTATTTCATCAAGCATATCCATTCCATTTAAGGAATCCCTGGATGCCACCTCTTCCATTCAGCTTGAAGAATTGAGCGTTTCTGAACAGATAGACAACTCTTCTCACAGGGATGACCAGATAGACAAATTTTCTCTTAGAGATGAATGGATTCTTTCACATTTTGCATCAGTGATCATAGCGGTGCGTCCAAAAGCGCAGATTGTGAATGTAAAAGGAATATTGCATTTGTTTATGACAACCGTTCTTAAAGGTTGTGTTCCAGCAGCTCAGGCTTTGGGTTCTGTGATCAACAAATTGGGTACAAAATCCAATGAAACAGCAAATTCAATTGACTGTACCTTAGAAGAAGCAGTGGATATGATTTTTAGAACAAAATTATGGAATCTCAATGAAAATGGAGTTTTACGGACATGTGGATCAGGTAATGGCAGTAAAGTTGGTCTTACTGATTTATGCCTTGGTTTTTCGAGCAATAAACTGCTTCGAGTCCATGCCGTTGTTGGACTAGCATGGATAGGGAAAGGTTTGCTTCTACTTGGTcatgaaaaagtaaaagatgTAACCAAAATTTTGTTGGAGTGCTTACTGTCAGAAGGCAGAATACGTGCCATGGAGTTGAAGCAAGGTTTGTTAGAAAACAGTTACGAGCAGCACTCTGTGATGAGAAGCGCAGCAGATGCATTTCACATTCTTATGAGTGATTCTGAAGTTTGTTTGAACCGAAAATTTCATGCCATAGCACGACCACTCTACAAGCAGCGGTTTTTCTCTACAGTGATGCCTATTCTGCAGTCTTGTATAATAAAATCTGATTCATCAGTATGCAG ATCTATGCTGTTTCGGGCATCTGCGCACCTTATATCTAATGCTCCATTAATTGTTATCTTGAGTGAAGCCAAGAAG CTTATGCCAGTACTGTTGGATGGATTGTCCCTGCTTAGTGAAGATATTCTGGATAAAGATAAGCTATATAGTCTTCTGCTAGTCCTTTCTGGAATATTGACAGATAAAAATG GACAAGTGGCTGTCATAGAGAATGCACACATTTTAGTTAATTGCCTCACCAGACTTATTGACTACCCACATATGATG TTTGTTAGAGAGACTGCACTTCAATGTCTTATTGCAACATCTGAGCTGCCATATGCAAGAATCTTTCCCATGAGAACACAG GTACTACAAGCAATATGTAAGGCTCTTGATGATCCAAAGAGGGCTGTTCGTCAGGAAGCTGTTAGGTGTAGGCGAGCATG GGCATCAATTGCGTAA
- the LOC18782197 gene encoding MMS19 nucleotide excision repair protein homolog isoform X2 translates to MVSASDGKLVAQSYIESLQVQSLGQHDRKLCFELLECLLERHPNEIASLGETFFYGICQAMDGEKDPHCLMLTFPIVETLVRIYPDPSGSLASFCGDLFELLGSYFPIHFTHLKDEDAEVKRDDLSKALMSAFSSTPLFEPFVIPLLLEKLSSSLPLAKVDSLKYLNHCTAKYGADRMAKHAGAIWISLKDAISNSLEKPDMSFTSEPLYGLGFQENEIATEALMLLQKVTLQNEALFLSLIIQDEGINIVFNSIASHEHYNNIPLQGKQWLHAVGRILYIISKTSMASCNSVFESFFPRLMNTLEISVTNSAGDCTLNENTFPSKKFNFGALYLCVELIAACRDLIMRSKDLAPKPDTPQETCRYMLQSFADSLVNAFSSSLATNANEVAHGADIYFKVKGLQILATFPGDFLPISKFLFANILTILMSIILVDFNKILLWKLVLKALVHIGSFVDVYHESEKALGYMGAVVDKTVSLVSRDDVKMPFSLKLEAASEIGASGRNHMLKIVQGMEEAIVAKLSDYVHGNLKSAEKTIQLLECYCNKILSWINETGGLEEVLLRFVINIWNCVESCKDFSIQVQEEELLDATMMAMKLAIGSCSEESQNIIIHKAYSVISSSISIPFKESLDATSSIQLEELSVSEQIDNSSHRDDQIDKFSLRDEWILSHFASVIIAVRPKAQIVNVKGILHLFMTTVLKGCVPAAQALGSVINKLGTKSNETANSIDCTLEEAVDMIFRTKLWNLNENGVLRTCGSGNGSKVGLTDLCLGFSSNKLLRVHAVVGLAWIGKGLLLLGHEKVKDVTKILLECLLSEGRIRAMELKQGLLENSYEQHSVMRSAADAFHILMSDSEVCLNRKFHAIARPLYKQRFFSTVMPILQSCIIKSDSSVCRSMLFRASAHLISNAPLIVILSEAKKLMPVLLDGLSLLSEDILDKDKLYSLLLVLSGILTDKNGQVAVIENAHILVNCLTRLIDYPHMMFVRETALQCLIATSELPYARIFPMRTQVLQAICKALDDPKRAVRQEAVRCRRAWASIA, encoded by the exons ATGGTCTCGGCCAGTGACGGAAAACTGGTTGCTCAGTCTTACATAGAGTCCCTACAGGTGCAATCTTTAGGGCAGCATGACAGAAAG CTTTGCTTTGAGCTTTTGGAATGCCTTTTAGAGCGCCATCCGAATGAGATTGCTTCACTG GGTGAAACCTTTTTTTATGGGATCTGTCAAGCTATGGATGGAGAAAAGGATCCTCATTGCTTAATGTTAACATTTCCTATTGTTGAGACTCTGGTGCGAATATATCCAGACCCATCTGGCTCACTTGCAAGTTTTTGTGGAGATCTATTTGAATTATTGGGATCTTACTTTCCCATTCATTTTACTCAT CTCAAAGATGAGGACGCTGAGGTGAAAAGGGATGACCTTTCAAAGGCACTAATG TCAGCATtctcgtccacgcctttattCGAACCATTTGTCATTCCATTGCTTCTTGAGAAACTTTCTTCGTCTCTGCCATTAGCAAAG GTTGATTCTTTGAAGTATCTTAACCACTGCACAGCTAAATATGGAGCTGACAGAATGGCAAAACATGCTGGAGCtatttggatttcactgaaagaTGCAATAAGTAATTCATTGGAAAAGCCTGATATGTCCTTTACTTCAGAACCACTATATGGTCTTGGCTTTCAAGAGAATGAAATTGCAACAGAAGCTCTAATGCTTCTACAGAAGGTTACCCTGCAAAATGAGGCTTTGTTTTTAAGTTTGATTATTCAGGATGAAGGTATAAACATAGTTTTCAACTCCATAGCCAGTCATgaacattataataatattccCTTGCAAGGCAAGCAGTGGTTACATGCCGTTGGTCGCATCCTTTATATAATATCCAAGACTTCCATGGCTTCCTGTAACAGTGTGTTTGAAAGTTTCTTCCCCCGCCTAATGAATACTCTCGAGATTTCTGTGACAAATTCGGCTGGGGATTGCACTCTTAATGAGAATACTTTTCCCTCaaaaaagtttaattttgGAGCTCTTTATCTCTGCGTGGAATTAATTGCGGCATGCAGAGATTTAATTATGAGATCGAAAGACCTTGCTCCGAAGCCTGATACTCCACAGGAGACATGTCGCTACATGCTTCAGAGCTTTGCGGATTCACTAGTCAatgccttttcttcttccttggcCACGAATGCTAATGAAGTTGCTCATGGTGCAGATATTTATTTCAAAG TGAAGGGTTTACAGATTCTGGCTACATTCCCTGGAGATTTCTTGCCAATATCTAAATTTTTGTTTGCGAATATTCTGACGATACTCATGTCAATCATCTTAGTGGATTTCAACAAGATATTGCTATGGAAACTAGTGTTGAAAGCTTTAGTCCACATTGGGTCATTCGTTGATGTGTATCATGAGTCTGAGAAGGCACTAGGCTATATGGGTGCTGTTGTTGACAAGACTGTTTCATTGGTGTCTCGTGATGATGTTAAAATGCCTTTTTCACTAAAACTGGAGGCGGCCTCTGAGATTGGTGCAAGTGGGCGAAATCATATGCTAAAAATTGTACAAGGGATGGAAGAGGCAATAGTGGCCAAGTTATCTGATTAT GTCCATGGAAATTTGAAGTCAGCTGAAAAAACAATTCAACTGTTGGAATGCTACTGTAATAAGATTCTTTCATG GATCAATGAAACGGGAGGTCTCGAGGAAGTTCTGTTGCGGTTTGTCATTAATATATGGAATTGCGTTGAAAGTTGCAAAGATTTTAGCATTCAAGTCCAGGAAGAA GAACTTCTTGATGCAACCATGATGGCAATGAAGCTTGCCATTGGGAGTTGTTCAGAAGAAAGCCAGAACATTATAATCCACAAGGCTTACAGTGTTATTTCATCAAGCATATCCATTCCATTTAAGGAATCCCTGGATGCCACCTCTTCCATTCAGCTTGAAGAATTGAGCGTTTCTGAACAGATAGACAACTCTTCTCACAGGGATGACCAGATAGACAAATTTTCTCTTAGAGATGAATGGATTCTTTCACATTTTGCATCAGTGATCATAGCGGTGCGTCCAAAAGCGCAGATTGTGAATGTAAAAGGAATATTGCATTTGTTTATGACAACCGTTCTTAAAGGTTGTGTTCCAGCAGCTCAGGCTTTGGGTTCTGTGATCAACAAATTGGGTACAAAATCCAATGAAACAGCAAATTCAATTGACTGTACCTTAGAAGAAGCAGTGGATATGATTTTTAGAACAAAATTATGGAATCTCAATGAAAATGGAGTTTTACGGACATGTGGATCAGGTAATGGCAGTAAAGTTGGTCTTACTGATTTATGCCTTGGTTTTTCGAGCAATAAACTGCTTCGAGTCCATGCCGTTGTTGGACTAGCATGGATAGGGAAAGGTTTGCTTCTACTTGGTcatgaaaaagtaaaagatgTAACCAAAATTTTGTTGGAGTGCTTACTGTCAGAAGGCAGAATACGTGCCATGGAGTTGAAGCAAGGTTTGTTAGAAAACAGTTACGAGCAGCACTCTGTGATGAGAAGCGCAGCAGATGCATTTCACATTCTTATGAGTGATTCTGAAGTTTGTTTGAACCGAAAATTTCATGCCATAGCACGACCACTCTACAAGCAGCGGTTTTTCTCTACAGTGATGCCTATTCTGCAGTCTTGTATAATAAAATCTGATTCATCAGTATGCAG ATCTATGCTGTTTCGGGCATCTGCGCACCTTATATCTAATGCTCCATTAATTGTTATCTTGAGTGAAGCCAAGAAG CTTATGCCAGTACTGTTGGATGGATTGTCCCTGCTTAGTGAAGATATTCTGGATAAAGATAAGCTATATAGTCTTCTGCTAGTCCTTTCTGGAATATTGACAGATAAAAATG GACAAGTGGCTGTCATAGAGAATGCACACATTTTAGTTAATTGCCTCACCAGACTTATTGACTACCCACATATGATG TTTGTTAGAGAGACTGCACTTCAATGTCTTATTGCAACATCTGAGCTGCCATATGCAAGAATCTTTCCCATGAGAACACAG GTACTACAAGCAATATGTAAGGCTCTTGATGATCCAAAGAGGGCTGTTCGTCAGGAAGCTGTTAGGTGTAGGCGAGCATG GGCATCAATTGCGTAA
- the LOC18782197 gene encoding MMS19 nucleotide excision repair protein homolog isoform X1, with the protein MAETTELIQHIELYVDTSRSPTEQAASLNSIISLVKSDFLTIEVLVKEMRMYLTTTDNVIRARGILLLAEVLTGLASKPLDNATIHSLIGFFTDRLADWRALRGALVGCLALLRRKVNAGMVSASDGKLVAQSYIESLQVQSLGQHDRKLCFELLECLLERHPNEIASLGETFFYGICQAMDGEKDPHCLMLTFPIVETLVRIYPDPSGSLASFCGDLFELLGSYFPIHFTHLKDEDAEVKRDDLSKALMSAFSSTPLFEPFVIPLLLEKLSSSLPLAKVDSLKYLNHCTAKYGADRMAKHAGAIWISLKDAISNSLEKPDMSFTSEPLYGLGFQENEIATEALMLLQKVTLQNEALFLSLIIQDEGINIVFNSIASHEHYNNIPLQGKQWLHAVGRILYIISKTSMASCNSVFESFFPRLMNTLEISVTNSAGDCTLNENTFPSKKFNFGALYLCVELIAACRDLIMRSKDLAPKPDTPQETCRYMLQSFADSLVNAFSSSLATNANEVAHGADIYFKVKGLQILATFPGDFLPISKFLFANILTILMSIILVDFNKILLWKLVLKALVHIGSFVDVYHESEKALGYMGAVVDKTVSLVSRDDVKMPFSLKLEAASEIGASGRNHMLKIVQGMEEAIVAKLSDYVHGNLKSAEKTIQLLECYCNKILSWINETGGLEEVLLRFVINIWNCVESCKDFSIQVQEEELLDATMMAMKLAIGSCSEESQNIIIHKAYSVISSSISIPFKESLDATSSIQLEELSVSEQIDNSSHRDDQIDKFSLRDEWILSHFASVIIAVRPKAQIVNVKGILHLFMTTVLKGCVPAAQALGSVINKLGTKSNETANSIDCTLEEAVDMIFRTKLWNLNENGVLRTCGSGNGSKVGLTDLCLGFSSNKLLRVHAVVGLAWIGKGLLLLGHEKVKDVTKILLECLLSEGRIRAMELKQGLLENSYEQHSVMRSAADAFHILMSDSEVCLNRKFHAIARPLYKQRFFSTVMPILQSCIIKSDSSVCRSMLFRASAHLISNAPLIVILSEAKKLMPVLLDGLSLLSEDILDKDKLYSLLLVLSGILTDKNGQVAVIENAHILVNCLTRLIDYPHMMFVRETALQCLIATSELPYARIFPMRTQVLQAICKALDDPKRAVRQEAVRCRRAWASIA; encoded by the exons ATGGCCGAAACCACCGAATTGATTCAGCACATTGAGTTGTACGTCGACACGTCTCGCTCTCCTACCGAGCAG GCTGCGAGCTTGAATTCAATCATTTCTCTCGTGAAGAGTGACTTTTTAACTATTGAAGTGCTG GTGAAAGAAATGAGGATGTATTTGACCACTACGGATAATGTGATCCGTGCTCGGG GTATACTTCTTCTGGCAGAAGTTCTTACAGGTCTTGCATCAAAGCCACTAGATAATGCAACTATTCATAGTTTGATAGGATTCTTCACAGACAGACTG GCAGATTGGAGAGCTTTACGTGGTGCACTTGTTGGTTGCTTGGCACTGCTGAGGAGGAAAGTTAATGCTGGAATGGTCTCGGCCAGTGACGGAAAACTGGTTGCTCAGTCTTACATAGAGTCCCTACAGGTGCAATCTTTAGGGCAGCATGACAGAAAG CTTTGCTTTGAGCTTTTGGAATGCCTTTTAGAGCGCCATCCGAATGAGATTGCTTCACTG GGTGAAACCTTTTTTTATGGGATCTGTCAAGCTATGGATGGAGAAAAGGATCCTCATTGCTTAATGTTAACATTTCCTATTGTTGAGACTCTGGTGCGAATATATCCAGACCCATCTGGCTCACTTGCAAGTTTTTGTGGAGATCTATTTGAATTATTGGGATCTTACTTTCCCATTCATTTTACTCAT CTCAAAGATGAGGACGCTGAGGTGAAAAGGGATGACCTTTCAAAGGCACTAATG TCAGCATtctcgtccacgcctttattCGAACCATTTGTCATTCCATTGCTTCTTGAGAAACTTTCTTCGTCTCTGCCATTAGCAAAG GTTGATTCTTTGAAGTATCTTAACCACTGCACAGCTAAATATGGAGCTGACAGAATGGCAAAACATGCTGGAGCtatttggatttcactgaaagaTGCAATAAGTAATTCATTGGAAAAGCCTGATATGTCCTTTACTTCAGAACCACTATATGGTCTTGGCTTTCAAGAGAATGAAATTGCAACAGAAGCTCTAATGCTTCTACAGAAGGTTACCCTGCAAAATGAGGCTTTGTTTTTAAGTTTGATTATTCAGGATGAAGGTATAAACATAGTTTTCAACTCCATAGCCAGTCATgaacattataataatattccCTTGCAAGGCAAGCAGTGGTTACATGCCGTTGGTCGCATCCTTTATATAATATCCAAGACTTCCATGGCTTCCTGTAACAGTGTGTTTGAAAGTTTCTTCCCCCGCCTAATGAATACTCTCGAGATTTCTGTGACAAATTCGGCTGGGGATTGCACTCTTAATGAGAATACTTTTCCCTCaaaaaagtttaattttgGAGCTCTTTATCTCTGCGTGGAATTAATTGCGGCATGCAGAGATTTAATTATGAGATCGAAAGACCTTGCTCCGAAGCCTGATACTCCACAGGAGACATGTCGCTACATGCTTCAGAGCTTTGCGGATTCACTAGTCAatgccttttcttcttccttggcCACGAATGCTAATGAAGTTGCTCATGGTGCAGATATTTATTTCAAAG TGAAGGGTTTACAGATTCTGGCTACATTCCCTGGAGATTTCTTGCCAATATCTAAATTTTTGTTTGCGAATATTCTGACGATACTCATGTCAATCATCTTAGTGGATTTCAACAAGATATTGCTATGGAAACTAGTGTTGAAAGCTTTAGTCCACATTGGGTCATTCGTTGATGTGTATCATGAGTCTGAGAAGGCACTAGGCTATATGGGTGCTGTTGTTGACAAGACTGTTTCATTGGTGTCTCGTGATGATGTTAAAATGCCTTTTTCACTAAAACTGGAGGCGGCCTCTGAGATTGGTGCAAGTGGGCGAAATCATATGCTAAAAATTGTACAAGGGATGGAAGAGGCAATAGTGGCCAAGTTATCTGATTAT GTCCATGGAAATTTGAAGTCAGCTGAAAAAACAATTCAACTGTTGGAATGCTACTGTAATAAGATTCTTTCATG GATCAATGAAACGGGAGGTCTCGAGGAAGTTCTGTTGCGGTTTGTCATTAATATATGGAATTGCGTTGAAAGTTGCAAAGATTTTAGCATTCAAGTCCAGGAAGAA GAACTTCTTGATGCAACCATGATGGCAATGAAGCTTGCCATTGGGAGTTGTTCAGAAGAAAGCCAGAACATTATAATCCACAAGGCTTACAGTGTTATTTCATCAAGCATATCCATTCCATTTAAGGAATCCCTGGATGCCACCTCTTCCATTCAGCTTGAAGAATTGAGCGTTTCTGAACAGATAGACAACTCTTCTCACAGGGATGACCAGATAGACAAATTTTCTCTTAGAGATGAATGGATTCTTTCACATTTTGCATCAGTGATCATAGCGGTGCGTCCAAAAGCGCAGATTGTGAATGTAAAAGGAATATTGCATTTGTTTATGACAACCGTTCTTAAAGGTTGTGTTCCAGCAGCTCAGGCTTTGGGTTCTGTGATCAACAAATTGGGTACAAAATCCAATGAAACAGCAAATTCAATTGACTGTACCTTAGAAGAAGCAGTGGATATGATTTTTAGAACAAAATTATGGAATCTCAATGAAAATGGAGTTTTACGGACATGTGGATCAGGTAATGGCAGTAAAGTTGGTCTTACTGATTTATGCCTTGGTTTTTCGAGCAATAAACTGCTTCGAGTCCATGCCGTTGTTGGACTAGCATGGATAGGGAAAGGTTTGCTTCTACTTGGTcatgaaaaagtaaaagatgTAACCAAAATTTTGTTGGAGTGCTTACTGTCAGAAGGCAGAATACGTGCCATGGAGTTGAAGCAAGGTTTGTTAGAAAACAGTTACGAGCAGCACTCTGTGATGAGAAGCGCAGCAGATGCATTTCACATTCTTATGAGTGATTCTGAAGTTTGTTTGAACCGAAAATTTCATGCCATAGCACGACCACTCTACAAGCAGCGGTTTTTCTCTACAGTGATGCCTATTCTGCAGTCTTGTATAATAAAATCTGATTCATCAGTATGCAG ATCTATGCTGTTTCGGGCATCTGCGCACCTTATATCTAATGCTCCATTAATTGTTATCTTGAGTGAAGCCAAGAAG CTTATGCCAGTACTGTTGGATGGATTGTCCCTGCTTAGTGAAGATATTCTGGATAAAGATAAGCTATATAGTCTTCTGCTAGTCCTTTCTGGAATATTGACAGATAAAAATG GACAAGTGGCTGTCATAGAGAATGCACACATTTTAGTTAATTGCCTCACCAGACTTATTGACTACCCACATATGATG TTTGTTAGAGAGACTGCACTTCAATGTCTTATTGCAACATCTGAGCTGCCATATGCAAGAATCTTTCCCATGAGAACACAG GTACTACAAGCAATATGTAAGGCTCTTGATGATCCAAAGAGGGCTGTTCGTCAGGAAGCTGTTAGGTGTAGGCGAGCATG GGCATCAATTGCGTAA